A window of Deltaproteobacteria bacterium genomic DNA:
GTAGTAAGTCACTTGGAATCAAGCAGCGGGTTGGTCATCCGTAGGCTGTTGCGGCTCGGACGGTTCCTGCGGTGGCGAGGGCATGGGCTCCGGCGGAGGCGGTGCGCCTTCGTCCTCCATTTCGCGTTCGCCTCGTTCCACTCGGTCGACCATGAAGTCACCGATACACGGCGCAGGTAAGAAGCCGCAGCGCCGCTCCAGCAAAGGGTGCGGTCAGAGTCTCCTTGTGCCCCCGGAACACGGCGGACCCGACCTTACCGCCCACCAGCTCAAACTACACCACTACCCGACCCGGAGCGTGGTAGTGGATCAGGTTGACGCGGGAGCTGATTGGGACCAGACTCAGTGCGAGCCCGTTCTCAGCCCCGCAGCGCGACGACGGCAGGGTACTTCCCCTTTGCCACGTGTGCTCGGCGCGGACTCCGAAAGGGGACCGCCATGCAGTACGAGGACACGATCGAGATTCGGGGCGTGACCGTGATGCGGCAGACAGACGGGGCGCTGCTCTGCCGGATGGGGAATCAGCACCGCTGGATCGCCCCGACCCAGTTCCAGCCGGGCAGCACCGTCGCGCGCCAGGGCGATGTAGGGACCGTCGTGCTCAAGCGGCCGTTCGCCGTCGAGCAGGGCTTGGTCCCCTTCCAAGGGCTCCATGACTGATCCGCTCGCAGTGGGGACGGGCGACCGCGTTACCTTCCCCCATGTGCTGATGGCGGGGGACGCCGGGCTGACGTACCTGGTGAACGAGCAGGTGGCGGTGCCGCCGTTCCTTGTCCCGGGTGGGGAGCACCGGCGCGTGGTCCCGAGCGCGCCGCGGCAAGGTCGTCATCCCCAAGCCGCTCGCCATGAGCCTGGGGCTGGCGTGATCTCCATGGATCGCTATTCGCCGCTCCGCGAGAGAATGATTAGCCTCCGAGGCAGCCGCCTGGTGCTGTTGGGCATCCTGGTGATGGCGGGGTACGTGGGGCTCACGGTGTTGCTCTTCCTACCGCTCCTCGGACTGCGAAGGATGTTCCGGCGTCGATCCACGCCTGCGGTCGTCCGCTGGGATGGCGATGCGCCACGCTACTCGGGTGTGGGGAACCTCTGGGACGCGGCGACAAGGAGAGCATGAAAATGACGAGGCTATTCGTCGACAATCTGTCGTTCGAAGTGACGCAGAGCGATCTCCGTGAGGCCTTCGCGGCCTACGGCCCGGTGAGTTCCGCGGACATCGTGATGGACAGGTCGAATGGCAGATCGAAGAGCGTTAGCTTCATTGAGATGCCGTGGCAGGCGCACGCGGTGGCGGCGATTCAGGGGCTGGATGGCACCGACCTGAAGGGACGGAGCATCAACGTCAGCCGGGCCCGTCCGCGGAGCGACGGTGGCAGC
This region includes:
- a CDS encoding RNA-binding protein, which gives rise to MTRLFVDNLSFEVTQSDLREAFAAYGPVSSADIVMDRSNGRSKSVSFIEMPWQAHAVAAIQGLDGTDLKGRSINVSRARPRSDGGSRGNPPRGWDVVGDGRNRW